The Streptomyces sp. NBC_01275 genome has a segment encoding these proteins:
- a CDS encoding L,D-transpeptidase family protein produces the protein MRHGGVRRWSASTAACGFLLAALSACGAAGVGQGDGGRAGAGAEGARTAPSTTPTAPTTRIPDVGDRLQGRIPSVSRQVLAVYGDGEDSADATAVLYVKRGPTWEPVRNWPAHNGKKGWTADHREGDNRSPVGVFTLTDAGGVLADPGARLSYTQADSFAAPREWERSHWHDFDYVIAIDYNRLKGNPPDDPTRPGGEEKGGGIWLHMDHGSGTSACVSLSRAAMEYLLRTLDPDRHPVVVMGDRAALKA, from the coding sequence ATGCGACATGGCGGTGTACGGCGCTGGAGCGCCTCGACGGCGGCCTGCGGTTTCCTTCTCGCGGCTCTCTCCGCGTGCGGTGCGGCGGGAGTGGGACAGGGTGACGGCGGCCGGGCGGGAGCGGGCGCCGAGGGTGCTCGCACCGCGCCGAGCACGACCCCGACGGCTCCGACGACCCGGATCCCGGACGTCGGCGACCGGTTGCAGGGGCGGATTCCCTCCGTGTCCCGCCAGGTCCTGGCGGTGTACGGCGACGGAGAGGACTCCGCGGACGCCACGGCCGTGCTCTATGTCAAGCGTGGCCCGACCTGGGAACCTGTCCGCAACTGGCCGGCGCACAACGGCAAGAAGGGTTGGACCGCCGACCATCGCGAGGGCGACAACCGCAGCCCCGTCGGCGTGTTCACGCTCACCGACGCGGGCGGCGTCCTCGCCGACCCCGGCGCCCGGCTGTCGTACACGCAGGCCGACTCCTTCGCCGCGCCGCGGGAGTGGGAGAGGTCCCACTGGCATGACTTCGACTACGTCATCGCCATCGACTACAACCGCCTCAAGGGCAATCCGCCCGACGACCCGACACGGCCCGGGGGCGAGGAGAAGGGGGGCGGGATCTGGCTGCATATGGACCACGGCAGCGGTACGTCGGCCTGCGTCAGCCTGTCCCGAGCGGCGATGGAGTACCTGCTGCGCACGCTCGACCCGGATCGTCATCCCGTCGTGGTGATGGGGGACCGGGCCGCGCTGAAGGCGTAG
- a CDS encoding DUF6397 family protein — MSGNTVTPPHTSSCAPSRAARELSLKRSEFDLAVHLGRIRTLPDEGGGGRRVTRAEIDRLLGLPGFPDTLRASVRAVGTGDGAALMDVPATRFTRLARQGVVVPVKFYLNRYRAVVWLYLAEELRQFAADGNNAPLLKGRTPQPMRARLAAGLDLRPRNWRGRHLGFLLRQAEGPWQRAGALAGFLDPLQIAEIVRDPYERSHLHRFRPGPPAHGTPGTPAAHLVEKITTAADPDEISWLRSDLERTLEEARNHRPAPRPSPKRAAPYPAMPPNPASPRPADEPEATDEPERPTRGLLSWLRRRNV; from the coding sequence ATGTCCGGCAACACCGTCACGCCACCACACACGTCTTCCTGCGCCCCGAGCCGTGCGGCCCGGGAACTGAGCCTGAAGCGCAGCGAGTTCGACCTCGCCGTGCACCTCGGGCGCATCCGAACCCTGCCCGACGAGGGAGGCGGGGGCCGTCGGGTGACCCGCGCGGAGATCGACAGGCTGCTCGGCCTGCCGGGCTTTCCCGACACGCTGCGCGCAAGCGTGCGGGCCGTGGGCACCGGCGACGGCGCCGCCCTCATGGACGTGCCCGCCACCCGGTTCACCCGCCTCGCGCGACAGGGAGTGGTGGTGCCCGTCAAGTTCTATCTGAATCGCTACCGAGCCGTGGTCTGGCTCTATCTCGCCGAAGAGCTACGACAGTTCGCGGCCGACGGGAACAACGCGCCCCTGCTCAAGGGGCGGACGCCCCAGCCGATGCGAGCCCGGTTGGCCGCGGGCCTGGACCTGCGGCCGCGGAACTGGCGAGGACGCCACCTGGGCTTCCTGCTCCGGCAGGCCGAAGGCCCCTGGCAGCGCGCCGGAGCCCTCGCCGGGTTCCTCGACCCCCTCCAGATCGCGGAGATCGTCAGGGATCCCTACGAACGCTCCCACCTGCACAGGTTCCGTCCCGGACCGCCGGCCCACGGCACGCCGGGCACACCGGCCGCGCACCTCGTCGAGAAGATCACCACAGCAGCGGATCCCGACGAGATCAGCTGGCTCAGGTCCGACCTGGAACGCACCCTGGAGGAGGCCCGAAACCACCGACCCGCGCCCCGACCCTCCCCGAAACGGGCCGCGCCGTACCCGGCGATGCCGCCGAATCCGGCCTCGCCTCGCCCGGCGGACGAACCGGAGGCGACCGACGAGCCCGAGCGGCCGACGCGCGGGCTGTTGAGCTGGCTGCGCCGCCGAAACGTGTGA
- a CDS encoding metal-dependent hydrolase: protein MMGPAHSLSGAAAWLGVGAAAAATGHTMPWPVLLVGALICAGAALAPDLDHKAATISRAFGPVSRWLCEIVDKLSYAAYKSTRKQGDPRRSGGHRTLTHTWLWAVMIGAGASALAITGGRWAVLALLFVHMVLAIEGLLWRAARGSSSDVLVWLLAATSAWILAGVLDKPGNGSDWLFTQPGQEYLWLGLPIVLGALVHDLGDALTVSGCPVLWPIPIGRKRWYPIGPPKVMRFRAGSWVELKVLMPVFMVLGGVGCAAALNFI from the coding sequence ATGATGGGACCAGCACACTCACTGTCGGGCGCCGCGGCCTGGCTAGGCGTCGGCGCGGCGGCCGCCGCAACCGGGCACACGATGCCCTGGCCCGTCCTGCTCGTCGGCGCGCTGATCTGCGCCGGAGCGGCGCTCGCCCCGGACCTCGACCACAAGGCCGCCACCATCTCGCGCGCCTTCGGTCCCGTCTCACGGTGGCTGTGCGAGATCGTCGACAAGCTCTCCTACGCCGCCTACAAGTCCACCAGGAAGCAGGGCGACCCGCGCCGCTCCGGCGGGCACCGCACCCTGACGCACACCTGGCTGTGGGCGGTCATGATCGGCGCGGGGGCGTCGGCGCTGGCGATCACGGGTGGTCGCTGGGCGGTGCTGGCGCTGCTCTTCGTGCACATGGTGCTGGCGATCGAGGGTCTGCTCTGGCGGGCCGCCCGGGGTTCCAGCAGCGATGTGCTGGTGTGGCTGCTGGCCGCGACCAGTGCGTGGATCCTCGCCGGTGTCCTGGACAAGCCCGGAAACGGTTCGGACTGGCTGTTCACCCAGCCCGGCCAGGAGTACCTGTGGCTCGGGCTGCCGATCGTGCTGGGCGCCCTGGTGCACGACCTCGGGGACGCGCTGACCGTGTCGGGCTGCCCGGTCCTGTGGCCCATCCCGATCGGGCGCAAGCGCTGGTATCCGATCGGTCCGCCGAAGGTGATGCGGTTCCGGGCCGGCAGCTGGGTCGAGCTGAAGGTGCTGATGCCGGTGTTCATGGTGCTCGGGGGAGTGGGCTGCGCGGCAGCCCTCAACTTCATCTGA
- a CDS encoding roadblock/LC7 domain-containing protein translates to MAQKQGLGWLLDDLTERVEHVRHALVLSNDGLVAGASTGLRQEDAEHLAAVSSGLHSLAKGSGRHFGAGGVRQTMVEFDDAVLFVTAAGAGSCLCVLSAAEADMGQIAYEMALLVNRVGEHLTVDARHPGAPLTDL, encoded by the coding sequence ATGGCGCAGAAGCAGGGGCTGGGCTGGCTGCTGGACGATCTTACGGAGCGCGTCGAGCATGTGCGGCACGCACTGGTCCTGTCCAACGACGGGCTGGTGGCGGGCGCGAGCACCGGACTGCGTCAGGAGGACGCCGAGCACCTCGCCGCCGTCTCGTCGGGACTGCACAGCCTGGCCAAGGGATCCGGCCGCCACTTCGGCGCGGGCGGGGTGCGCCAGACGATGGTCGAGTTCGACGACGCGGTGCTGTTCGTCACCGCGGCCGGCGCCGGCAGCTGTCTGTGCGTGCTCAGCGCTGCGGAGGCCGACATGGGCCAGATCGCCTACGAGATGGCCCTGCTCGTCAACCGGGTCGGCGAGCACCTCACCGTGGACGCCCGGCATCCCGGAGCTCCGCTGACAGACCTCTGA
- a CDS encoding RNA helicase codes for MTLIDRLPPTADPDALYEAFESWAQERGLTLYPHQEEALIEVVSGANVIVSTPTGSGKSMIAAAAHFAALARDEVTFYTAPIKALVSEKFFELCKIFGTENVGMLTGDASVNSDAPIICCTAEVLASIALRDGKAADVGQVVMDEFHFYAEGDRGWAWQIPILELPQAQFVLMSATLGDVSFFEKDLTRRTGRPTSVVRSATRPVPLSYEYQYTPMTETLTDLLATKQAPVYIVHFTQAQAVERAQALMSINMCSREEKEQIAQLIGNFRFTTKFGSNLSRYVRHGIGVHHAGMLPKYRRLVEKLAQAGLLKVICGTDTLGVGVNVPIRTVLFTALTKYDGNRVRTLRAREFHQIAGRAGRAGFDTAGYVVAQAPEHVIENEKALTKAGDDPKKRRKVVRKKAPEGFVGWTENTFEKLIESEPEPLTSRFRVTHTMLLSVIARPGNAFDAMRHLLEDNHEPRKQQLRHIRRAIAIYRSLLDGGIVEKLDEPDATGRIVRLTVDLQQDFALNQPLSTFALAAFELLDPESPSYALDMVSVVESTLDDPRQILAAQQNKARGEAVAAMKADGVEYEERMERLQDVTYPKPLEELLFHAYNTYRKSHPWVGDHPLSPKSVIRDMYERAMSFTELVSHYELARTEGIVLRYLASAYKALDHTVPDDLKSEDLQDLIEWLGEMVRQVDSSLLDEWEQLANPEEMTAEEAQEKADEVKPVTANARAFRVLVRNAMFRRVELAALDHVEELGELDAESGWDADAWGEAMDKYWDEYDDLGTGPDARGPKLLVIQEEPQNALWRVRQIFDDPNDDHDWGISAEVDLTASDAESRAVVRVTAVGQL; via the coding sequence GTGACCCTCATCGATCGTTTGCCGCCTACCGCAGATCCCGACGCCCTGTACGAAGCCTTCGAGTCCTGGGCTCAGGAGCGCGGTCTCACGCTCTACCCCCACCAGGAGGAGGCGCTGATCGAGGTGGTCTCCGGTGCGAACGTGATCGTGTCGACGCCCACCGGGTCCGGCAAGAGCATGATCGCGGCGGCCGCGCACTTCGCGGCCCTCGCCCGGGACGAGGTCACCTTCTACACGGCCCCGATCAAGGCGCTGGTGTCGGAGAAGTTCTTCGAGCTGTGCAAGATCTTCGGCACGGAGAACGTCGGCATGCTGACCGGTGACGCGTCCGTGAACTCCGACGCCCCGATCATCTGCTGCACCGCCGAGGTGCTCGCCTCGATCGCGCTGCGCGACGGCAAGGCCGCGGACGTCGGCCAGGTGGTCATGGACGAGTTCCACTTCTACGCGGAGGGCGACCGCGGCTGGGCCTGGCAGATCCCGATCCTGGAGCTGCCCCAGGCGCAGTTCGTCCTCATGTCGGCGACGCTCGGCGACGTGTCCTTCTTCGAGAAGGACCTCACCCGGCGCACCGGCCGCCCCACCTCGGTGGTCCGCTCGGCGACCCGGCCCGTGCCGCTGTCCTACGAGTACCAGTACACGCCGATGACGGAGACGCTCACCGACCTGCTGGCGACGAAGCAGGCGCCCGTCTACATCGTGCACTTCACCCAGGCGCAGGCGGTGGAGCGGGCGCAGGCCCTGATGAGCATCAACATGTGCTCGCGCGAGGAGAAGGAGCAGATCGCCCAGCTGATCGGCAACTTCCGCTTCACCACGAAGTTCGGCAGCAACCTCTCGCGCTACGTGCGGCACGGCATCGGCGTCCACCACGCCGGCATGCTGCCCAAGTACCGACGGCTGGTGGAGAAGCTCGCCCAGGCCGGTCTGCTGAAGGTGATCTGCGGTACGGACACGCTGGGTGTGGGCGTCAACGTGCCCATCCGCACCGTGCTGTTCACGGCGCTGACCAAGTACGACGGCAACCGCGTGCGCACCCTGCGGGCCCGTGAGTTCCACCAGATCGCGGGCCGGGCCGGGCGGGCCGGCTTCGACACGGCGGGCTACGTGGTCGCCCAGGCGCCCGAGCACGTCATCGAGAACGAGAAGGCGCTGACGAAGGCCGGCGACGACCCGAAGAAGCGCCGCAAGGTGGTGCGCAAGAAGGCGCCGGAGGGCTTCGTCGGCTGGACGGAGAACACCTTCGAGAAGCTGATCGAGTCCGAACCGGAGCCGCTGACGTCCCGTTTCCGGGTGACGCACACGATGCTGCTTTCGGTGATCGCCCGGCCCGGCAACGCCTTCGATGCGATGCGGCATCTGCTGGAGGACAACCACGAGCCGCGTAAACAGCAGCTGCGGCATATCCGGCGCGCGATCGCGATCTACCGCTCGCTGCTGGACGGCGGGATCGTCGAGAAGCTCGACGAGCCGGACGCCACGGGCCGCATCGTCCGCCTCACCGTGGATCTGCAGCAGGACTTCGCGCTGAACCAGCCGCTGTCCACCTTTGCGCTGGCCGCGTTCGAACTGCTGGATCCGGAGTCGCCGTCCTACGCGCTGGACATGGTCTCCGTCGTCGAGTCCACGCTGGACGATCCGCGGCAGATCCTGGCCGCCCAGCAGAACAAGGCGCGCGGCGAGGCGGTGGCCGCGATGAAGGCGGACGGCGTCGAGTACGAGGAGCGCATGGAGCGCCTCCAGGACGTCACGTACCCGAAGCCTCTGGAGGAGCTGCTCTTCCACGCGTACAACACGTACCGCAAGAGCCACCCGTGGGTCGGCGACCACCCGTTGTCGCCGAAGTCGGTCATCCGTGACATGTACGAGCGGGCGATGTCCTTCACGGAGTTGGTGTCCCACTACGAGCTGGCCCGCACCGAGGGCATCGTGCTGCGCTACCTGGCCAGTGCCTACAAGGCCCTCGACCACACGGTCCCGGACGATCTGAAGTCCGAGGACCTGCAGGACCTGATCGAGTGGCTGGGCGAGATGGTGCGCCAGGTCGACTCCAGCCTGCTGGACGAGTGGGAGCAGCTGGCCAACCCGGAGGAGATGACCGCCGAGGAGGCTCAGGAGAAGGCCGACGAGGTCAAGCCGGTCACCGCCAACGCGCGCGCCTTCCGGGTCCTGGTCCGCAACGCGATGTTCCGCCGTGTCGAGCTCGCCGCCCTCGACCACGTCGAGGAGCTCGGGGAGCTGGACGCAGAGTCCGGCTGGGACGCCGACGCGTGGGGCGAGGCGATGGACAAGTACTGGGACGAGTACGACGACCTCGGCACCGGACCGGACGCCCGTGGCCCCAAGCTGCTCGTCATCCAGGAGGAGCCGCAGAACGCCCTGTGGCGCGTCCGCCAGATCTTCGACGACCCGAACGACGACCACGACTGGGGCATCAGTGCGGAGGTCGACCTCACGGCCTCCGACGCCGAGAGCCGTGCGGTCGTCCGCGTCACCGCCGTAGGCCAGCTGTGA
- a CDS encoding ABC transporter ATP-binding protein translates to MQIQDLPYPDPGVPDARSGPRFLWWLGRNQLGGQLTSLAWGLLHFAAVSAQPFCVGYAVEAAVDRSGARLALAGGLMALFGAATALGDTFLHRTAVTNWITAAARVQQLLARKAAHLGSALTRRVAAGEVVAVSTGDVEKIGWFVEGVSRFTAAALTVVLVCVGLAVYQPALGVLVAVGLPVLALSVLPLLPRATRRADVQREKAGRATELASDTVAGLRVLRGIGGEELFLDRYRQASQELRHAAVRSARMWSLISAIQVLLPGLLLITVVCYGVHLAREGRITVGELVTVYSSVMVLAYPLRHFEEIAMAYSFSRPSAKRAAHVLSLERVTDAGGSRAADLPSGDLYDPATGLLAPAARLTVVVCGDPDAAGRLAERLGGHPAVDGPSVLLGGVPLDELPLDSARTAVLVQDKDPVLLSGSLRDLLDVPASGEVDAEAALAAAQCGDVLEALVQGSLDADDPMDARITERGRSLSGGQRQRLALARSLFTDPEVLVLDEPTSAVDSHTEARIAQGLRELRTGRTTVVFTSSPLLLDRADLVVLVHEDQVAAVGLHRELLRTEPRYRAVVTRETDEEPPLSGVLKELEAHEMDELDELDELEELEELEELHELDALDESERKARDERKAREEQEAREEIEETA, encoded by the coding sequence ATGCAGATCCAAGACCTTCCGTATCCCGACCCGGGCGTGCCCGACGCGCGCTCGGGACCTCGCTTCCTGTGGTGGCTCGGCCGCAACCAACTGGGCGGCCAGCTCACATCCCTGGCCTGGGGACTGCTGCACTTCGCCGCCGTCTCGGCGCAGCCGTTCTGCGTCGGGTACGCCGTCGAGGCCGCGGTCGACCGCTCCGGCGCCCGGCTCGCCCTCGCCGGAGGGCTGATGGCCCTGTTCGGCGCCGCCACCGCACTCGGGGACACCTTCCTGCACCGCACCGCCGTCACCAACTGGATCACCGCAGCCGCCCGCGTCCAGCAGCTGCTCGCCCGCAAGGCCGCCCACCTGGGCTCCGCGCTGACCCGGCGGGTCGCGGCCGGCGAGGTCGTGGCCGTGTCCACCGGCGACGTCGAGAAGATCGGCTGGTTCGTGGAGGGCGTGTCGCGCTTCACCGCCGCGGCCCTCACCGTCGTCCTGGTCTGTGTGGGCCTCGCCGTCTACCAGCCGGCGCTCGGCGTCCTGGTCGCCGTGGGCCTGCCCGTCCTGGCGCTCTCGGTACTGCCCCTGCTGCCCCGCGCGACCCGACGGGCCGACGTCCAGCGCGAGAAGGCCGGCCGCGCCACCGAACTGGCCTCGGACACCGTGGCCGGCCTGCGGGTGCTGCGAGGCATCGGCGGCGAGGAGCTGTTCCTCGACCGCTACCGCCAGGCCTCGCAGGAACTCCGGCACGCGGCCGTGCGCAGCGCGCGGATGTGGTCGCTGATCTCCGCGATCCAGGTCCTGCTGCCCGGCCTGCTGCTGATCACGGTCGTCTGCTACGGGGTCCACCTGGCCCGCGAGGGCCGTATCACCGTCGGCGAACTGGTCACCGTCTACAGCTCCGTCATGGTCCTGGCCTATCCCCTCAGGCACTTCGAGGAGATCGCGATGGCCTACTCCTTCTCGCGGCCGTCGGCCAAACGGGCGGCCCATGTGCTGTCTCTGGAGCGGGTCACGGACGCCGGTGGATCGCGGGCGGCCGACCTCCCTTCGGGCGACCTGTACGACCCGGCCACCGGACTGCTCGCCCCGGCCGCCCGGCTCACCGTCGTGGTGTGCGGCGACCCGGACGCGGCCGGGCGGCTGGCGGAACGGCTGGGGGGACACCCCGCCGTGGACGGCCCGTCGGTGCTGCTCGGCGGGGTCCCGCTGGACGAGCTGCCACTGGACTCCGCGCGCACGGCCGTCCTGGTCCAGGACAAGGACCCGGTGCTGCTCTCGGGTTCCCTGCGCGACCTGCTCGACGTTCCCGCCTCCGGTGAGGTCGACGCGGAGGCGGCACTGGCCGCCGCCCAGTGCGGGGACGTCCTCGAGGCGCTCGTACAGGGCTCGTTGGACGCCGATGACCCCATGGACGCCCGCATCACCGAACGCGGCCGCTCCCTGTCCGGCGGCCAGCGGCAGCGGCTCGCCCTGGCCAGGTCGCTGTTCACGGATCCGGAGGTGCTCGTCCTGGACGAGCCCACCTCCGCCGTCGACTCGCACACCGAGGCACGGATCGCGCAGGGGCTGCGGGAGCTGCGGACGGGGCGCACCACGGTGGTGTTCACCTCGTCCCCGCTGCTGCTGGACCGGGCCGACCTGGTCGTCCTCGTACACGAGGACCAGGTCGCCGCGGTCGGCCTGCACCGCGAGCTGCTGCGCACCGAGCCCCGGTACCGGGCCGTGGTGACCCGTGAGACCGACGAGGAGCCCCCCCTGAGTGGCGTCCTGAAGGAACTCGAAGCGCACGAGATGGATGAACTGGACGAGTTGGACGAACTGGAAGAGCTGGAAGAGCTGGAAGAGCTGCATGAACTGGACGCTCTCGACGAGAGCGAACGAAAAGCGCGAGATGAGCGAAAAGCACGAGAAGAGCAAGAAGCGCGAGAAGAGATCGAGGAGACCGCATGA
- a CDS encoding type B 50S ribosomal protein L31 produces the protein MQQDKHPDYRPVVFRDRAAGYAFLTRSTATSDRTIEWDDGETYPVVEVEISSESHPFYTGKARTVDTEGRIARFERRYGEGEAT, from the coding sequence ATGCAGCAGGACAAGCATCCCGACTACCGCCCGGTCGTCTTCCGCGACCGCGCCGCCGGCTACGCCTTCCTGACCCGGTCCACCGCGACCAGCGACCGGACGATCGAGTGGGACGACGGCGAGACCTACCCCGTCGTGGAGGTGGAGATCTCCTCGGAGAGCCACCCCTTCTACACGGGCAAGGCGCGCACGGTGGACACGGAAGGCCGGATCGCCCGCTTCGAGCGGCGCTACGGCGAGGGCGAAGCGACCTGA
- a CDS encoding acyl-CoA thioesterase II, with protein MTNPAERLVDLLDLEQIEVNIFRGRSPQESLQRVFGGQVAGQALVAAGRTTEGDRPVHSLHAYFLRPGRPGVPIVYQVERVRDGRSFTTRRVTAVQQGRTIFNLTASFHKPEEGPFEHQLPPAREVPDPESLPTVTEEIRAHLGALPEQLERMARRQPFDIRYADRLRWSAEDIKDAEPRSAVWMRAVGPLGDDPLVHTCALTYASDMTLLDAVRLPVEPLWGPRNFDMASLDHAMWFHRPFRADEWFLYDQESPIATGGRGLARGRIYDLHGRLLVSVVQEGLFRAL; from the coding sequence ATGACGAATCCCGCCGAGAGACTCGTCGACCTGCTCGACCTGGAGCAGATCGAGGTCAACATCTTCCGTGGCCGCAGCCCGCAGGAGTCCCTGCAGCGGGTCTTCGGCGGCCAGGTGGCGGGCCAGGCGCTCGTCGCAGCGGGGCGGACCACCGAGGGCGACCGACCCGTGCACTCGCTGCACGCGTACTTCCTGCGCCCGGGCCGGCCGGGTGTGCCGATCGTGTACCAGGTCGAGCGGGTGCGGGACGGACGGTCGTTCACGACCCGCCGGGTCACCGCCGTGCAGCAGGGGCGCACGATCTTCAATCTCACCGCCTCCTTTCACAAGCCTGAGGAAGGTCCCTTCGAGCATCAGCTGCCGCCGGCCCGCGAGGTCCCGGACCCGGAGTCCCTGCCGACGGTGACGGAGGAGATCAGAGCCCATCTGGGCGCGTTGCCCGAGCAGTTGGAGCGGATGGCGCGCCGTCAGCCCTTCGACATCCGGTACGCGGACCGGCTGCGCTGGAGCGCCGAGGACATCAAGGACGCCGAGCCGCGCAGCGCGGTGTGGATGCGCGCGGTCGGGCCGCTCGGCGACGACCCGCTCGTGCACACCTGCGCGCTCACCTACGCCAGTGACATGACCCTCCTGGACGCCGTCCGTCTGCCGGTCGAACCCCTCTGGGGTCCGCGGAACTTCGACATGGCGTCGCTGGATCACGCCATGTGGTTCCACCGGCCGTTCCGCGCGGACGAGTGGTTCCTGTACGACCAGGAGTCTCCGATCGCGACGGGCGGGCGCGGACTGGCCCGTGGCCGGATCTACGACCTGCACGGACGTCTGCTGGTGTCCGTCGTCCAGGAAGGGCTGTTCCGGGCGCTGTAG
- a CDS encoding DUF5709 domain-containing protein — translation MNSADGWGDDVYQPDASDIQEDTGLLDTEDTLENDGVGDPLDRGWSPPERPWAVEHSGVTAAERRQGETLDQRLAEEVPDLALTDGDGLGDCDGTDGELLDNEVGGARSGRLVAPDEGAHEDEESALIATDVGIDGAAASAEEAAMHIVDEDTLSG, via the coding sequence GTGAACAGCGCCGACGGATGGGGAGACGACGTCTACCAGCCCGACGCGTCCGACATCCAGGAAGATACGGGGCTCCTCGACACGGAGGACACGCTGGAGAACGACGGCGTCGGCGACCCCCTCGACCGCGGCTGGTCCCCTCCGGAGCGACCGTGGGCCGTGGAGCACAGCGGGGTGACGGCCGCCGAACGCCGACAGGGCGAAACGCTGGACCAGCGGCTCGCGGAGGAGGTCCCGGACCTCGCGCTGACCGACGGGGACGGCCTCGGCGACTGCGACGGCACCGACGGGGAACTCCTGGACAACGAGGTCGGCGGCGCACGCTCCGGCCGGCTCGTGGCGCCCGACGAGGGAGCCCATGAGGACGAGGAGAGCGCGCTGATCGCCACGGACGTCGGCATCGACGGAGCGGCCGCCTCCGCCGAGGAGGCCGCGATGCACATCGTCGACGAGGACACCCTGTCCGGCTGA
- a CDS encoding ABC transporter ATP-binding protein — MTGVRKIGVAPPAYDPAAPTTANTLPIGAPATVRAYVSELLRRHRRAFLLLLFVNTVATVASMVGPWLLGDLVERLSDGARELHLGLIATLFVLGLVVQAVFVQQVRLRGAVLGERMLADLREDFLVRSVRLPPGVLERAGTGDLLSRITTDIDRLANAMREAVPQLTIGVMWAALLLGGLVVVAPPLAPAVLVAVPLLVVGCRWYFKRAPGGYRSEAAGYASVSAALAETVDAGRTVEAHRLGDRRIALSEQRIKQWTSWERYTLWLRSVLFPVINMVHVTVLGSVLMLGGVFVLHGWIGVGQLTTGALLAQMLVDPVNLILRWYDELQVAQVSLARLVGVRDIEPDGGDSGLAPDGRDVLADRVHFGYREGVDVLRKVSLEVAPGTRLALVGPSGAGKSTLGRLLAGIYAPRSGQVTLGGAELSRMTAERVRSHVALVNQEHHVFVGSLRDNLRLARTGAEDAELWAALGAVDADGWARALDGGLDTEVGSGGVALTPAQAQQIALARLVLADPHTLVLDEATSLLDPRAARHLERSLAHVLDGRTVVAIAHRLHTAHDADVIAVVESGRISELGSHTELVAAEGAYAALWRSWHG, encoded by the coding sequence ATGACCGGCGTCCGTAAGATCGGCGTGGCGCCACCGGCGTACGACCCGGCGGCGCCGACGACGGCGAACACACTGCCCATCGGGGCCCCCGCGACCGTCCGCGCCTACGTGTCCGAACTGTTGCGACGGCACCGCCGCGCCTTCCTGCTCCTCCTCTTCGTCAACACGGTCGCCACCGTCGCTTCGATGGTGGGCCCGTGGCTGCTGGGCGACCTCGTGGAACGGCTGTCGGACGGAGCCCGCGAGCTCCACCTCGGGCTCATCGCCACGCTGTTCGTGCTCGGCCTGGTCGTCCAGGCCGTCTTCGTGCAGCAGGTGCGGCTGCGTGGCGCCGTGCTCGGCGAGCGGATGCTGGCCGACCTGCGCGAGGACTTCCTCGTACGGTCGGTGCGGCTGCCGCCGGGGGTGCTGGAACGGGCCGGGACCGGGGATCTGCTGTCCCGCATCACCACGGACATCGACCGGCTGGCCAACGCGATGCGCGAGGCCGTGCCGCAGCTGACGATCGGCGTGATGTGGGCGGCACTGCTGCTCGGCGGACTCGTCGTCGTGGCGCCGCCCCTGGCGCCGGCCGTGCTGGTCGCGGTGCCGCTGCTGGTGGTCGGCTGCCGCTGGTACTTCAAGCGGGCTCCGGGCGGCTACCGCTCCGAGGCCGCGGGGTACGCCTCCGTGTCCGCCGCGCTCGCCGAGACCGTGGACGCCGGGCGCACCGTCGAGGCCCACCGTCTCGGCGACCGCCGTATCGCGCTGTCCGAGCAGCGGATCAAGCAGTGGACCTCCTGGGAGCGCTACACGCTGTGGCTGCGGTCCGTGCTCTTCCCGGTGATCAACATGGTGCACGTCACGGTGCTCGGCTCGGTCCTCATGCTCGGCGGGGTGTTCGTCCTGCACGGCTGGATCGGGGTCGGTCAGCTGACGACCGGCGCGCTCCTGGCGCAGATGCTCGTCGACCCGGTGAACCTCATCCTGCGCTGGTACGACGAACTGCAGGTGGCCCAGGTGTCGCTGGCCCGCCTCGTCGGGGTGCGCGACATCGAGCCAGACGGCGGGGACAGCGGGCTCGCGCCGGACGGACGCGACGTGCTCGCCGACCGGGTCCACTTCGGCTACCGCGAGGGCGTCGACGTGCTGCGCAAGGTGTCCCTGGAGGTCGCGCCCGGCACCCGGCTGGCCCTGGTGGGTCCCTCGGGCGCGGGCAAGTCCACACTGGGCCGGCTGCTCGCCGGCATCTACGCGCCGCGCAGCGGCCAGGTCACCCTCGGCGGCGCCGAGCTGTCCCGGATGACCGCCGAGCGGGTCCGCTCGCACGTGGCCCTCGTCAACCAGGAGCACCACGTCTTCGTCGGCTCCCTGCGCGACAACCTCCGGCTGGCCCGCACCGGCGCCGAGGACGCGGAGCTGTGGGCGGCGCTGGGCGCGGTCGACGCGGACGGCTGGGCGCGGGCGCTGGACGGCGGTCTGGACACCGAGGTCGGCTCGGGCGGCGTCGCGCTCACTCCGGCGCAGGCCCAGCAGATCGCGCTGGCCCGGCTGGTGCTGGCCGACCCGCACACGCTGGTCCTGGACGAGGCCACCTCGCTGCTCGACCCGCGTGCCGCCCGGCATCTGGAGCGGTCCCTCGCCCATGTCCTGGACGGCCGCACCGTCGTCGCCATCGCCCACCGCCTGCACACCGCCCACGACGCCGACGTCATCGCCGTCGTCGAGAGCGGCCGTATCAGCGAGCTGGGCAGCCACACGGAGCTGGTCGCGGCGGAGGGAGCGTACGCGGCACTGTGGCGGTCGTGGCACGGGTGA